A stretch of Henckelia pumila isolate YLH828 chromosome 4, ASM3356847v2, whole genome shotgun sequence DNA encodes these proteins:
- the LOC140865491 gene encoding uncharacterized protein: MARNEEKAQSMLNRFIAMKEEEKKKPKERRPYLASECRDLAEADKWRQQIMREIGRKVAEIQNEGLGEHRLRDLNDEINKLIREKTHWERRIVELGGANYARYSAKMTDLDGNIVDVPNPGGRGPGYRYFGAAKKLPGVKELFEKPPELRKRRTRYDIYKRIDASYYGYRDDEDGILEKLEGPAEKRMRAAALEDWIEMEKIKKEAKRAVKSGEVAEVGNVSNILFEEEEDVVEEERMKEREREEKQKEDEFVAHVPLPDEKEIERMVLEKKKQDILAKYISNELQEEMTEAKTLLNIQR, from the exons ATGGCTCGTAACGAGGAGAAAGCTCAATCAATGCTGAATCGCTTCATTGCGATGAAAGAGGAGGAGAAGAAGAAGCCCAAAGAGCGCCGCCCCTATCTCGCGTCGGAGTGCCGCGATTTGGCGGAGGCCGACAAGTGGCGCCAGCAAATCATGCGAGAAATCGGGAGAAAAGTTGCTGAAATCCAGAACGAAGGCCTCGGAGAGCACCGGCTCAGAGACTTGAACGACGAGATCAATAAATTGATTAGAGAGAAAACGCATTGGGAGAGGAGAATTGTGGAGCTTGGGGGGGCGAATTACGCGAGGTACTCTGCAAAGATGACTGATTTAGATGGAAATATTGTGGACGTTCCGAATCCTGGTGGACGTGGGCCGGGATATAGGTATTTTGGGGCGGCTAAGAAGTTGCCCGGTGTCAAGGAATTGTTCGAGAAGCCACCTGAGTTGCGGAAAAGGCGCACACG GTATGACATTTATAAAAGGATAGATGCAAGCTATTATGGTTATAGGGATGATGAGGATGGGATATTGGAGAAGTTGGAAGGGCCAGCAGAGAAAAGAATGAGGGCTGCAGCTCTGGAGGATTGGATTGAGATGGAAAAGATAAAGAAAGAAGCAAAGAGGGCGGTGAAGAGTGGAGAGGTGGCAGAAGTGGGTAACGTGTCCAATATATTATTTGAGGAGGAAGAGGATGTGGTGGAGGAAGAGAGGATGAAAGAGAGGGAGAGAGAGGAGAAACAGAAGGAAGATGAATTTGTTGCCCATGTGCCACTGCCAGATGAGAAGGAGATCGAAAGGATGGTGCTGGAAAAGAAAAAGCAGGATATCTTGGCcaaatacataagcaatgagcTGCAAGAGGAGATGACTGAAGCAAAGACCTTGCTTAATATACAGAGATAG